The following are from one region of the Nicotiana tomentosiformis chromosome 7, ASM39032v3, whole genome shotgun sequence genome:
- the LOC104116728 gene encoding uncharacterized protein, with protein sequence MSNESQRAAATSTGILGPSPNVNTGIYESTALYSSKTGNHQKYRKNSNLQCEYCKLKKGAQGIIDTKATNHITSDVNLLTNANLGTPSKPKRVLLPDRDIVPMSHIGYVLISNKNTTKEVFHVPQFKYNLLSVFKYIRSTNAFNLMHIDVWVPYKNATFDGNKYFLTIVDDFTRMTWLFLSKLKSEVFYGVMHQKTYAYKPQQNGVAERKHMHIRFQACIPIKLWGYCVLVIVYLTKRMPSSVLGGLSPFELLYGRKPNLEQQKVLGSLCFVKQV encoded by the exons ATGAGTAATGAGAGTCAAAGAGCTGCGGCAACTTCTACTGGTATTTTAGGGCCTTCTCCCAATGTGAATACAGGAATCTATGAGTCCACTGCCTTATACAGCTCTAAGACTGGTAATCATCAGAAATATAGAAAGAATAGCAACCTTCAATGTGAATATTGTAAGCTGAAGAAAGGGGCTCAGGGG ATTATTGACACAAAGGCCACTAATCATATCACGTCTGATGTTAATTTGTTAACCAATGCCAATCTGGGTACACCCTCTAAGCCTAAGAGGGTGTTACTGCCTGATAGAGATATTGTCCCTATGTCTCATATTGGTTATGTTCTCATTTCAAACAAGAACACTACTAAAGAAGTTTTTCATGTGCCTCAATTCAAGTATAATCTATTATCAGTCTTTAAG TATATTAGAAGTACTAATGCATTTAATCTAATGCATATTGATGTATGGGTTCCCTACAAAAATGCAACATTTGATGGTAACAAGTATTTCTTGACAATTGTTGATGACTTTACTCGAATGACTTGGTTGTTTCTTTCGAAGCTAAAATCAGAAGTGTTT TATGGAGTTATGCATCAGAAAACCTATGCTTACAAACCTCAACAAAACGGGGTGGCTGAGAGGAAACACATGCATATTAGATTTCAGGCTTGCATTCCTATCAAGTTATGGGGTTATTGTGTACTTGTAATAGTTTATCTCACTAAAAGGATGCCATCCTCTGTACTTGGTGGATTGTCTCCCTTTGAGCTATTGTATGGCAGGAAACCTAACTTGGAGCAACAGAAAGTTCTTGGCAGTTTGTGCTTTGTTAAGCAAGTGTAG